From Skermanella sp. TT6, a single genomic window includes:
- a CDS encoding ATP-binding protein, which produces MRLIRLGLDRFGHFTDGGIDLGVRPDFHIVCGSNEAGKTTTLRALGDLFFGIETRSPYNFKHDYADLRLTAEIEAADGRRLAFQRRKGRQNTLLDAGGSGSLPDSALAAFLGPIDRDFFEGMFGLDHNRLRRGGEDILAARGDVGQSLFGAGAGVMGISQVLAELDAEANALFSSRRVASKPFYQALDRHADARKRLREAAVSGDEWRQVQADAEAAEARIRDCRERLNQLEAARAKAERIRRTRHLVSQIAELEDSLGALADALVLAEDAADRRQAALRQRDEASRDVERCGAVAAKLAEELDGLTVPEAILASGAAIEALHEQRGAIRDQRTDLPKRESELRQLRDQAADLLRRLGSSLPIDRAAEAIPPRSVLADVRALIAEEGRLRARSDAAADQLAKCRVEAARLEAQLEAIGTPADAVILSAAIAEVKARGTLEQTLAEGQARLHRLKERIAAQVAALPLWQGSLDGLLQAKVPDDSTVNRFEKEFADLESRSTRAREKAEELRGQLSQLDAELAALKGTSEIPTADAIAEARRRRDTGWRVVRRTFIDRDPPPLSTDEAELFDSTHDLPGLFERTIRAADDLVDRKEAEAHRVASYVQLTSRHQDTVRRLTSAAHEASACERSRAELEAAWTAAWRPAGLVPASPREMSAWLARVAALVRDADSARDLEASCRRMERDLAGAHAQLVAALSAHGSLVSPQTGLGILLRQADGLAQRLTEAALQRQGCMDRLVEQRVKVAEAERQADACAQALGVWQQGWGKLVERLGRETTATPAGIEETLGALEELGRRLDAIKELTHRVERIRDNVGQFEAEAVRLATALGLAADGDAIELAGILLAQLQQARRDLERHQDLAARLGNARSEVASAEQAVRDAEVALERLRAEAGSTDDGALAEAIRRSNQRRDAERRLAELRHQLLAAGDGLGAAQLMAEVAECDPDQLAGDLQRISAEIADLQTQGTELGGEQQRLRQRLGEMERGRGGGTAAQEAQEALADLRDTAESYARVRTAALLLRRAVDRYRQEQQGPLLRRAAELFGTLTLGNYTGLKVEFDDRDQAILKGERRTGALVDVSGMSDGTRDQLFLALRVAAIELYVAGAEPIPFVADDLLVNYDDDRAAAALSVLHDLSRQTQVLFFTHHSHLCDVAKRRLGTGALKVHALDQVVPA; this is translated from the coding sequence ATGAGACTGATCCGACTGGGCCTCGACCGCTTCGGCCATTTCACGGACGGCGGGATCGATCTCGGTGTGCGGCCGGACTTCCATATCGTCTGCGGCAGCAACGAGGCGGGAAAGACCACCACGCTCCGGGCGCTGGGCGACCTGTTCTTCGGGATCGAGACGCGGTCGCCCTACAACTTCAAGCACGACTACGCCGACCTGCGCCTGACCGCGGAGATCGAGGCGGCGGACGGCAGGCGTCTCGCCTTCCAGCGGCGCAAGGGCCGGCAGAACACCCTGCTGGACGCCGGCGGCTCGGGCAGCCTTCCCGATTCCGCGCTGGCCGCCTTCCTGGGGCCGATCGACCGCGACTTCTTCGAAGGCATGTTCGGGCTGGACCACAACCGGCTGCGCCGGGGCGGCGAGGACATCCTGGCCGCCCGCGGCGACGTCGGGCAGAGCCTGTTCGGGGCGGGCGCCGGGGTGATGGGCATCTCCCAGGTGCTCGCCGAACTGGATGCCGAGGCGAACGCGCTGTTCTCCTCCCGCCGCGTCGCGTCGAAGCCGTTCTACCAGGCGCTGGACCGCCACGCCGACGCGCGCAAGCGGCTGCGCGAGGCGGCGGTCAGCGGCGACGAGTGGCGCCAGGTCCAGGCCGACGCAGAGGCCGCCGAGGCCAGGATCCGCGATTGCCGCGAACGCCTCAACCAGCTGGAAGCTGCCCGTGCCAAGGCGGAGCGCATCCGCCGCACCCGCCACCTGGTCAGCCAGATCGCGGAGCTGGAGGACTCCCTCGGTGCGCTCGCCGACGCCCTCGTGCTGGCGGAGGATGCGGCCGACCGGCGGCAGGCCGCCCTGCGGCAGCGCGACGAGGCCTCCCGCGACGTCGAACGCTGCGGCGCCGTCGCCGCCAAGCTTGCCGAGGAACTGGACGGCCTCACGGTCCCCGAGGCGATCCTGGCGAGCGGGGCGGCGATCGAGGCCCTGCACGAACAGCGCGGAGCGATCCGGGACCAGCGCACCGACCTGCCCAAGCGGGAAAGCGAGCTGCGCCAGTTGCGCGACCAGGCAGCCGACCTGCTGCGCCGGCTCGGTTCGTCCCTGCCGATCGACCGGGCGGCGGAAGCGATTCCGCCGAGATCCGTCCTGGCCGACGTGCGCGCCCTGATCGCGGAGGAGGGCAGGCTGCGCGCCCGGTCCGACGCGGCCGCCGACCAGCTCGCGAAATGCAGGGTGGAGGCGGCCCGGCTGGAGGCCCAGCTGGAAGCGATCGGCACGCCCGCCGACGCCGTCATCCTTTCCGCCGCCATCGCCGAAGTGAAGGCGCGCGGAACCCTGGAGCAGACCCTTGCCGAGGGGCAGGCCCGGCTTCACCGCCTCAAGGAACGGATCGCCGCCCAGGTCGCGGCGCTGCCCCTGTGGCAGGGGTCGCTCGATGGCCTGCTCCAGGCCAAGGTGCCGGATGACAGCACCGTCAACCGGTTCGAGAAGGAGTTCGCCGACCTGGAGTCCCGGTCAACCCGGGCGCGCGAGAAGGCCGAAGAGCTTCGGGGCCAGCTCAGCCAGCTCGATGCGGAATTGGCGGCCCTCAAGGGGACCAGCGAAATCCCCACCGCGGACGCCATCGCCGAGGCCCGCCGCCGGCGCGATACCGGCTGGCGGGTCGTTCGCCGGACCTTCATCGACCGTGACCCGCCGCCCCTGTCCACCGACGAGGCCGAGCTGTTCGACTCGACGCACGACCTGCCGGGTCTGTTCGAGCGGACCATCCGCGCCGCCGACGATCTGGTGGACCGCAAGGAGGCGGAAGCCCACCGGGTCGCCAGCTATGTCCAGCTCACCTCGCGCCACCAGGATACGGTCCGGCGCCTGACCTCCGCCGCCCACGAGGCATCGGCCTGCGAACGCAGCCGTGCGGAATTGGAAGCGGCCTGGACCGCGGCGTGGCGGCCGGCCGGGCTGGTCCCGGCGTCCCCGCGGGAGATGTCGGCCTGGCTCGCCCGCGTCGCCGCCCTGGTCCGCGACGCCGACTCGGCCCGGGACCTGGAAGCGAGCTGCCGGCGCATGGAGCGGGACCTTGCCGGCGCCCATGCCCAGTTGGTGGCGGCGCTGTCCGCCCACGGCTCGCTCGTGTCGCCGCAGACCGGCCTGGGTATCCTGCTTCGACAGGCCGACGGATTGGCCCAGCGGCTGACCGAGGCGGCGCTCCAGCGTCAGGGGTGCATGGACCGTCTCGTCGAGCAACGGGTCAAGGTGGCAGAAGCCGAGCGCCAGGCCGACGCCTGCGCGCAGGCCCTCGGCGTTTGGCAGCAGGGTTGGGGAAAGCTGGTCGAGCGGCTCGGGCGGGAGACCACCGCCACCCCCGCCGGCATCGAGGAGACCCTGGGCGCACTGGAGGAGCTCGGACGCCGGCTTGACGCGATCAAGGAACTGACCCATCGCGTCGAACGGATCCGCGACAATGTCGGCCAGTTCGAAGCCGAAGCCGTCCGGCTCGCGACCGCGCTGGGTCTTGCGGCCGACGGTGATGCGATCGAGCTTGCGGGCATCCTGCTCGCCCAGCTCCAGCAGGCGCGGCGTGATCTAGAGCGCCATCAGGATCTGGCGGCCCGGCTCGGGAACGCGCGGAGCGAGGTCGCCTCAGCCGAGCAGGCCGTGCGGGATGCCGAGGTGGCGCTGGAGCGTCTCCGGGCGGAAGCCGGCAGCACGGACGACGGCGCGCTTGCCGAGGCGATCCGGCGGTCGAACCAGCGGCGCGACGCTGAGCGGCGCCTGGCGGAGCTCCGCCATCAACTCCTCGCCGCAGGGGATGGACTGGGCGCCGCGCAGCTCATGGCCGAGGTGGCGGAATGCGACCCCGACCAGCTCGCCGGGGATCTCCAGCGCATTTCCGCCGAGATCGCCGACCTTCAGACCCAGGGAACCGAGCTCGGCGGCGAGCAACAGCGGCTGCGCCAGCGCCTCGGCGAGATGGAGCGGGGCAGGGGTGGCGGAACGGCCGCCCAGGAGGCGCAGGAGGCACTGGCCGACCTGCGCGACACGGCGGAGAGTTACGCTCGCGTGCGGACCGCCGCCCTGCTGCTCCGCCGGGCGGTGGACCGATACCGCCAGGAACAGCAAGGGCCGTTGCTGCGCCGGGCTGCCGAGCTGTTCGGCACGCTGACGCTCGGCAACTATACCGGCCTCAAGGTCGAGTTCGACGACCGGGACCAGGCGATCCTGAAGGGGGAGCGGCGGACCGGCGCGCTGGTCGATGTCTCCGGCATGAGCGACGGTACCCGGGACCAGCTTTTCCTGGCCCTGCGGGTGGCCGCGATCGAACTCTACGTGGCGGGGGCCGAACCGATCCCGTTCGTCGCCGACGACCTGCTGGTCAATTACGACGACGACCGGGCCGCCGCCGCCCTGTCGGTCCTGCACGACCTCAGCCGGCAGACACAGGTGCTGTTCTTCACCCACCACTCCCATCTGTGCGACGTGGCGAAGCGCCGGCTCGGCACGGGGGCGCTCAAGGTGCATGCGCTGGATCAGGTCGTGCCCGCCTGA